A genome region from Brienomyrus brachyistius isolate T26 chromosome 23, BBRACH_0.4, whole genome shotgun sequence includes the following:
- the ndufs6 gene encoding NADH dehydrogenase [ubiquinone] iron-sulfur protein 6, mitochondrial, whose amino-acid sequence MAAARAGLLPFTGGVRVLLASIRGRVAPVCWYSAQVADTGEKVTHTGQVYDDNDVRRARFIGRQKEVNKNFAIQLVAEEPVSYVQTNVVSCDGGGGALGHPKVYINLDKETKVGTCGYCGLQFQHKHHH is encoded by the exons ATGGCGGCTGCCAGGGCCGGTTTATTGCCCTTCACCGGCGGGGTCCGGGTGCTGCTGGCGTCGATCAGGGGGCGAGTGGCCCCCGTGTGCTGGTACAGCGCGCAAGTGGCCGATACCGGAGAGAAGGTGACCCACACAGGGCAG GTGTATGACGATAATGACGTCAGGAGGGCCCGGTTTATCGGCAGACAGAAGGAG GTGAACAAGAACTTTGCCATTCAGCTAGTAGCAGAGGAGCCCGTGTCCTACGTGCAGACTAACgtggtgtcctgtgatgggggaGGCGGTGCCCTGGGTCACCCCAAAGTCTACATCAACCTG GACAAGGAAACAAAGGTGGGAACGTGTGGATACTGTGGACTGCAGTTTCAGCACAAGCATCATCACTGA